Within the Acidimicrobiia bacterium genome, the region CGCTCTCGGAGGCGCGGACCGCTGCGTCGAGCGCGACGTCCGCGCCGACGCCGAAGCCGAACTTCGAGTCCTCGGTCCCGGTCTCGATGTACTCGTGCGTGTGCGCCTCGACGCCCGGCGTCACGCGGACGAGCACGCCCGGCGCGTCCAGGCCGTCGTCGACGAGCGCCTCGATCCGGTCGAGCTCGTCGAACGAATCGACGACGACGCGGCCGACGCCGGCTTCGAGCGCGCCGCGCAGCTCGTCCTCGGACTTGTTGTTGCCGTGGAACACGAGCCGCTCGGGCGGGAAGCCGGCGCGCGTCGCGGTGTGCAGCTCCCCGCCCGTCGCGACGTCGAGATGCAACCCCTCGTCGGCGACGAGGCGCGCCATCGCGATGCACAGGAACGCCTTGCCCGCGAACGCGACGTTGCCGTCCCCGAACGCGGCGCGGTACTCGCCGCAGCGCGACCGCAGCTCGCTCTCGTCGTAGACGACGAGCGGCGTCCCGAAGCGGTCCGCGAGCTGCTCGAGGTCGCACCCGCCGACCGCCATCCGCCCGCCGGCCACGGTCGCGCTGCGCGGCAACAGCGCGAGGTCGATCGGCGAGCTCACGGACCGGCGTCGTCGTCGGCGGCGTCGCCGTCGAGGCGCGACATCTCGTCGGGCGCGTGCACGCCGAGCAGCGCGAGTGCGTCCGCGAGGCCGACGCGGCACGCCTCCGCGAGCCAGAGCCGCGCCTGCGTCAGCGCGACGTCGTCGGAGATGACGCGGCAGTCGCGGTAGAAGCCGTGGAACCGGCTCGCGAGCTCGCGCACCCACGTCGTCACCCGGTGCGGGGCGCGCAGGGCCGCCGCCTCCGCGACGGTCTCCGGGTACGCCGACAGCGAGCGGAGCAGATCGAGCTCGCGCTCGTGCGTCAGCACCGTGAGATCGACCTCGTCGAGTGGGCGGCGCGTCACGCCGACCTCGGCCGCGTGCCGTCCGATCGACGCGATGCGCGCGTGCGCGTACTGCACGTAGTAGACGGGGTTCTCCATCGACTGCGACGTCACGACGTCGAGGTCGAACGTCTGCGCGCTGTCGATCCCCTGGAGCAGGAAGGTGAGGCGCGCGACGTCGGGATCGACCTCGTCGAGGATGTCCGCGAGCGTCACGAGGTTGCCGGTGCGCTTCGAGATGCGCACCACCTGCCCGCCGCTCATCAGCGTGACGAGCTGCCCGAGGATGATCTCGGGCTCGCCGGCGGGGTACCCGAGCGCCTCGATGCCGGACTGGAGCGACTTGACCTGGCCGTGGTGGTCCGCGCCCCAGATGTCGACGAGGTGCTCCCACCCGCGCCGGAACTTGTCGCGGTGGTACGCGAGATCGGCGGTCAGGTACGTGTACGCGCCGTCGGACTTCACGAGCACGCGGTCGCGCTGGTCGCCGAACTCCGTCGACCGCAACCAGGTCGCGCCGTCCTGCTCGTAGGTGTGCCCGCGCGCGGCGAGCTCGCGCAGCACGTCGTCGACGTCGCCCCGTTCGTGCAGCGCGCGCTCCGAGAACCACGTGTCGAAGTGGACACCGATGCGCGCGAGGTCGTCCTGCAGCCCACGCACGATCTCGCGGTAGCCCCACTCGCGCGCGTCGGCCTCCGTCACGCCGTCGCCCTTCTCGGCGCGCAGGCGCTCGGCCAGCTCGATCAGGTAGTGGCCGCGGTACCCGTCCTCGGGCGGCTCCTCGCCCCGGTAGCGCGCGTACAGCGACGCGCCGAACGTCTCCAGCTGCGTACCGGCGTCGTTCAGGTAGTACTCGCGGTGCACGACCGCGCCCTGCGACGCGAGGAGGTTCGCGATCGCGTCGCCGACCGCGATCCACCGGCCAGCCCCCGCGTGCAGCGGGCCGGTCGGGTTCGCGGAGACGAACTCGAGGTTGACGCGCCGACCGGCGAGCGCGTCGCCCCGCCCGTACTCGTCGCCGGCGTGGACGACGTCGCGCAGCACGTCGTGGAGCCATGTCGGCGCGAGGAAGAGGTTGAGGAACCCCGGCTTCGCGACCTCGACCCGCTCGAGGTGGGCCGGCGGCGCGGCGCGCAACGCCGCCCCGATCCGCTCCGCGACCTCCATCGGGGGCGCCTTGGCCGCCTTGGCAAGGCGCAGCGCCGCGTTGCTCTGCCAGTCGCCGAACTCGCGCTGGCGGGCCGGCTCGACGAGCGCGCCACCACCGGCCGGCTCGGGGAGGCCGGCCGCGCCGATCGCGGCGCGCAGGGCGTCGGTGAGGGCGTCACGTATCACGCAGCGTGGTCGCCGGGTGCCTGCGCACGGTCGCGGCGGTCGGCCCGGCTCGGTCCAGCATCCCATATGGCGTGCGCACGACGAGGTACCTGATCAGCACCGAGGATTGGCCCTGCACCGGATGCCCGCTATTGTTCCGGTATCGGACGGGTCGGTGGTTTCATCACGCGTCCGGGCGGTGACGCAGCGAGGCGGGACCGGGCAGGAGACAGCGGAGCGTGGCGGAACGCCGCGCTCGGGGAGGGCGACGTGACGCGACGGAGTGGGCTCGGTCGGGGCCTCGCGGCGTTGCTCCCCACCGCGGCCCAGGAGCACGGCCACCTCCACTACGTCGAGCCGCCGTCGGGCGAGGGCGCCGGCGCGATGGCCGAGTTCAGCCGCCAGCTGATGGCCGAGCTCGCAACCAACGAGTCGGGCCTGTCGCTGATCTACAAGGCGCTCGACGGCCTGGTCCGCCAGTTCGAGCTGCGCGACGCCGCGGTCGTCATCGAGGAGCCCGGCATGGCGCGGCAGGTCTTCTGCGCGGGTCGCCGTCCGCTCGACGACGACGAGGAGCAGGAGCTCCTGACCGCGGAGCCCGGGCTCTACACCGACCCGCCGCTGGACCCGCGCCGGTTCGACCCGTCGATGCTGACGAGCCTGTGCACCGTCGCATTGCGTCTCGACCTCCTTCGCTACGACTCGTGGCACGACCCGCTCACCGGGCTGTACGACCGGCGCAGCTTCGATCGCCTCCTCGACATGGCGACCGCGCGCAGCCTCCGGTACAACTGGCCGTTCACGCTCGTGCTGCTCGATCTCGACGGGTTGAAGCGACTCAACGACACGCTGGGCCATCCCGCGGGCGACGAGGCGCTGCGCGCGCTCGGCGACCGGCTGCGCCGCGTGCTGCGCTACGGCGACAACGCAGCACGCATCGGCGGCGACGAGTTCGCGTTGCTGCTACCGAACACCGATCCCGAGGACGTGCCCGCGCTGCTCGAGCGCGTCGGGACCA harbors:
- the argS gene encoding arginine--tRNA ligase gives rise to the protein MIRDALTDALRAAIGAAGLPEPAGGGALVEPARQREFGDWQSNAALRLAKAAKAPPMEVAERIGAALRAAPPAHLERVEVAKPGFLNLFLAPTWLHDVLRDVVHAGDEYGRGDALAGRRVNLEFVSANPTGPLHAGAGRWIAVGDAIANLLASQGAVVHREYYLNDAGTQLETFGASLYARYRGEEPPEDGYRGHYLIELAERLRAEKGDGVTEADAREWGYREIVRGLQDDLARIGVHFDTWFSERALHERGDVDDVLRELAARGHTYEQDGATWLRSTEFGDQRDRVLVKSDGAYTYLTADLAYHRDKFRRGWEHLVDIWGADHHGQVKSLQSGIEALGYPAGEPEIILGQLVTLMSGGQVVRISKRTGNLVTLADILDEVDPDVARLTFLLQGIDSAQTFDLDVVTSQSMENPVYYVQYAHARIASIGRHAAEVGVTRRPLDEVDLTVLTHERELDLLRSLSAYPETVAEAAALRAPHRVTTWVRELASRFHGFYRDCRVISDDVALTQARLWLAEACRVGLADALALLGVHAPDEMSRLDGDAADDDAGP
- a CDS encoding GGDEF domain-containing protein — protein: MTRRSGLGRGLAALLPTAAQEHGHLHYVEPPSGEGAGAMAEFSRQLMAELATNESGLSLIYKALDGLVRQFELRDAAVVIEEPGMARQVFCAGRRPLDDDEEQELLTAEPGLYTDPPLDPRRFDPSMLTSLCTVALRLDLLRYDSWHDPLTGLYDRRSFDRLLDMATARSLRYNWPFTLVLLDLDGLKRLNDTLGHPAGDEALRALGDRLRRVLRYGDNAARIGGDEFALLLPNTDPEDVPALLERVGTTALGEADIPGFSYGLAVCPAEAEDTETLVRLADERLYAAKESRR